A single region of the Flavobacteriales bacterium genome encodes:
- a CDS encoding gliding motility-associated C-terminal domain-containing protein, with translation MSATAVTVAPNLYRACLDVADSTVTITFSGFDDACSSFKKHHVFGSELGVSYTIMATINQKNITSISFKLPNTNPTWSFYFETLFLCNGVDSISSNTIKVDTEKPEIVQLDSVSIDFNTQKIIVGWGKNPSDDTKGYRIYKNIGGNSGGINSLIGDTSSTFYTVKNLSVTNKNQITMASFDSCNLFSPIDSFHSPMVLSTMLDTCSKTANLIWSKYVGWNTLNQKLYYSINNSPYTPKTIDKNNSSYSFIGINSGDSVCFFIRALNGTKSSSSNISCVKIKTFQLPQTTYLSQVTITPSGVATIECMLEEAGDADSIVLFNTTTGNERLVGSQKLTPNGRNFYTWEDNLALPNARKELYFVRTYAPCIGGSSGTQTANTIYLSIQEDYLSWNPYVNWSGEISGYNIWGYNGSTWNQIATTLETSFQNSDTTIQCFYVEAVEVINIYGYYRTSTSNKVCVKRSPKFWIPNAINPKSSNNTFTVVSPNIDYSASSFFIYNRWGEIIFRTNDLRSGWNLSYSPDHKIMTGLYFYDISITDLNGHKHYFTGTLSIIN, from the coding sequence ATGAGTGCAACCGCTGTCACGGTTGCACCCAATCTTTATCGGGCGTGTCTTGATGTTGCTGATAGCACAGTCACTATTACATTTTCCGGTTTTGATGACGCATGTAGTAGCTTCAAAAAACACCATGTTTTTGGTTCCGAACTCGGAGTTTCATACACAATAATGGCTACAATAAATCAAAAGAACATCACATCAATTAGCTTTAAACTACCTAACACAAACCCAACATGGTCCTTCTATTTTGAAACGCTTTTTCTTTGTAATGGTGTAGATAGTATATCATCCAATACAATAAAGGTGGACACGGAAAAACCAGAAATTGTTCAGTTAGATAGTGTTAGCATAGATTTCAATACACAAAAAATAATTGTTGGATGGGGTAAAAATCCTTCTGATGACACAAAAGGATACCGAATTTATAAGAACATCGGAGGTAATTCTGGGGGAATTAATAGTTTAATTGGTGACACATCTTCAACATTTTATACAGTTAAAAATCTGTCTGTTACAAACAAAAATCAAATTACAATGGCATCCTTCGATAGTTGTAATTTGTTTTCTCCCATTGATTCTTTTCATAGTCCAATGGTTTTATCTACAATGCTTGACACTTGTTCTAAAACCGCCAATTTAATCTGGAGCAAATATGTGGGCTGGAATACTCTTAATCAAAAGTTATATTATTCTATCAATAACTCCCCATACACCCCAAAGACGATTGACAAAAATAATTCTTCATATAGTTTTATCGGTATAAATTCTGGTGATAGTGTTTGCTTTTTTATCCGTGCTTTAAATGGTACAAAATCAAGTAGTTCTAACATTTCTTGTGTTAAAATTAAAACATTTCAATTACCCCAAACAACCTACTTATCTCAAGTTACAATAACTCCCAGCGGCGTTGCTACCATTGAATGTATGTTAGAAGAAGCAGGCGATGCTGATAGTATTGTCCTTTTTAACACAACTACTGGAAATGAACGATTGGTTGGTTCGCAAAAATTAACTCCTAATGGCAGAAATTTTTATACTTGGGAGGACAACCTTGCTCTACCAAATGCAAGAAAAGAATTATATTTTGTACGAACCTACGCTCCATGTATAGGGGGAAGTAGCGGAACACAAACAGCAAACACAATATATCTTTCTATACAAGAAGATTACTTATCATGGAATCCGTATGTGAACTGGAGTGGAGAAATAAGCGGTTATAACATTTGGGGCTACAATGGTTCCACGTGGAACCAAATTGCAACCACATTAGAGACATCCTTCCAAAATTCTGACACAACCATTCAGTGCTTTTATGTTGAGGCTGTGGAAGTAATAAATATTTATGGCTATTATAGAACTTCCACAAGCAACAAGGTTTGTGTTAAAAGATCACCCAAGTTCTGGATTCCCAACGCAATAAACCCAAAGTCCAGCAATAATACATTTACAGTCGTTAGTCCAAACATAGATTATTCCGCCTCCTCCTTTTTTATATACAATAGGTGGGGCGAAATCATTTTTAGAACTAACGATCTCAGATCAGGTTGGAACCTATCCTATTCACCAGATCACAAAATTATGACTGGGCTTTACTTTTATGATATAAGCATAACCGACCTTAACGGCCATAAACATTATTTTACCGGCACTTTAAGCATTATTAACTAA
- the ybeY gene encoding rRNA maturation RNase YbeY: MFEYQTISVSNPLDKNPNLQQWFESSASKILNTLNYLSLVFCTDAFILELNNSALSHNYYTDIITFDLSDSDSEIDAEIYISIDRVEENSKKFGVTFVHELARVMIHGVLHLAGNSDKTPNQQEAMREKENYFLQDLKMFHVEPKNEE; encoded by the coding sequence ATGTTTGAATATCAAACCATTTCAGTCTCAAATCCATTGGATAAAAACCCTAACCTGCAGCAATGGTTCGAGTCGTCCGCTTCTAAAATATTGAATACGCTAAATTACCTATCTCTTGTTTTTTGCACAGATGCCTTTATACTTGAGCTGAACAACTCTGCCTTATCACACAACTATTACACAGATATAATTACGTTCGATCTCTCAGATTCCGATTCAGAAATAGATGCCGAGATATACATAAGCATTGATCGAGTAGAAGAAAATTCTAAAAAATTTGGTGTTACATTTGTCCACGAACTAGCAAGAGTAATGATACATGGTGTTTTACATTTAGCTGGAAATAGTGACAAAACCCCAAATCAACAGGAAGCTATGCGTGAAAAAGAAAATTATTTCTTACAGGATTTAAAAATGTTCCACGTGGAACCCAAAAATGAAGAGTGA